From the genome of Deinococcus sp. JMULE3, one region includes:
- a CDS encoding inorganic diphosphatase, with protein sequence MRAWRGVVEWTAGQRERFVWRDGRLEPLRVEAREAPVNYGCLPGTLNPADNAEVDAVWLGEPLLVGTVREGDPVGLLHLHDGDHKVIFSEGAPRGAALRALLAWFPPERGATVQDAQAAQAWLADLQLQD encoded by the coding sequence GTGAGGGCGTGGCGTGGCGTCGTCGAGTGGACGGCGGGGCAACGCGAACGCTTCGTGTGGCGCGACGGTCGGCTGGAACCCCTGCGGGTCGAGGCGCGGGAGGCGCCCGTGAATTACGGCTGCCTGCCCGGCACGCTGAACCCGGCAGACAATGCCGAGGTGGACGCCGTGTGGCTGGGCGAGCCGCTGCTGGTGGGCACGGTGCGCGAGGGGGACCCGGTGGGCCTGCTGCACCTGCATGACGGGGATCACAAGGTGATCTTCAGCGAGGGAGCGCCGCGCGGCGCGGCCCTCAGGGCGCTGCTGGCGTGGTTCCCGCCAGAACGCGGCGCGACCGTGCAGGACGCGCAGGCGGCGCAGGCGTGGCTGGCGGACCTCCAGCTGCAGGACTGA